One stretch of Kwoniella newhampshirensis strain CBS 13917 chromosome 5, whole genome shotgun sequence DNA includes these proteins:
- a CDS encoding diphosphomevalonate decarboxylase, with protein sequence MVYEATTSAPVNIACIKYWGKRDTKLILPTNSSLSVTLDQDHLRSTTTSRADPSFEAGDKLWLNGKEDVIKEGGRLWVCIKEMRAWRKELEEKDSTGPPLSSWPLRIASYNNFPTAAGLASSASGLACLVASLSKLYALPQTPSQLSLIARQGSGSACRSLFGGFVAWREGSDPSGIDSLAEEVAPRDHWPEMHALICVVSDAKKGTSSTSGMQRTVETSSLLKNRLEVVPGRMGAISKAIQEKDFESFARITMIDSNSFHAVCLDTSPPIFYLNDVSRAIIALVEELNRASGKVIAAYTFDAGPNAVIYALEENMPVIIGAVNRFFPTNEEFEDPFKTQTKDLPEGFDVRVVREGGWEKGAVKGLIHTRVGDGPRTLGEEESLLNDQGVPKTLA encoded by the exons ATGGTCTACGAAGCCACCACCTCTGCTCCCGTCAACATCGCTTGTATCAA GTACTGGGGGAAACGAGATACAAAACTTATCTTGCCTACCAattcttccctctctgtCACTCTCGACCAAGACCATCTCAGATCGACGACCACGTCTCGCGCCGACCCGTCTTTCGAAGCGGGTGACAAACTCTGGTTGAATGGGAAAGAGGATGTGatcaaggaaggagggaggtTGTGGGTATGtatcaaggagatgagggcttggagaaaggagctggaagagaaagattCAACAGGGCCCCCT CTCTCATCTTGGCCTCTACGGATCGCATCTTACAACAACTTCCCAACCGCTGCAGGACTCGCCTCCTCTGCTTCCGGGCTTGCATGCCTCGTCGCCTCCCTTTCCAAACTCTACGCTCTTCCCCAGACTCCTTCTCAACTTTCTTTGATCGCTCGACAGGGTTCCGGTTCAGCTTGTCGATCTCTCTTTGGTGGTTTCGTCGCCTGGCGAGAAGGGTCCGACCCCAGCGGTATCGACTCCTTAGCTGAGGAAGTCGCACCTCGAGACCATTGGCCCGAAATGCACGCTTTGATCTGTGTGGTTTCCGACGCGAAAAAAGGTActtcctcgacatccgGGATGCAGAGAACTGTCGAGACGTCCAGTCTGTTGAAGAACCGATTGGAGGTGGTTCCTGGACGAATGGGAGCTATATCCAAAGCTATCCAAGAGAAGGATTTCGAGAGTTTCGCCAGAATCACAATGATCGATTCCAACTCGTTCCATGCCGTTTGCCTCGACACTTCACCACCTATCTTCTACCTCAACGACGTCTCACGAGCCATCATAGCTTTGGTGGAAGAGCTCAATAGAGCGAGTGGGAAGGTCATCGCTGCATACACATTCGATGCGGGACCCAATGCGGTGATTTACGCTCTCGAGGAGAATATGcccgtcatcatcggtgCTGTCAATAGGTTTTTCCCGACTAACGAAGAGTTCGAAGATCCATTCAAGACACAGACAAAGGACTTGCCAGAGGGATTCGATGTGCGAGTGGTCAGAGAGGgtggatgggagaagggcGCGGTCAAGGGTTTGATCCATACCAGGGTTGGTGATGGACCGAGGACTttgggcgaagaggagagtcTTTTGAATGACCAAGGTGTGCCAAAGACTTTGGCCTAA
- a CDS encoding nicotinate phosphoribosyltransferase: protein MTDIFHLAAEEVQVPFSILDTDLYKLTMQNAVLYHFHDAHVVIRFTNRAPQMLFSRQCFDWVQERVNHLASLKLTTEERSSLSASCPFFPKSYLDHLENMRLDPVHQVKLSFHSKRTDERLGDMGEIGCSIEGPWRDVILYEVPIMSILSEGYFKFVDTDWNLDGQLERAKQKAFDLLSPPKPTSSILFSEFGTRRRRSFQTQDIIMRGLIAGHEEWKAAGGTGGGLSGTSNVYLALKYGLKPVGTIAHEWIMAIGATYGYKGSNGRAMDMWEEVYPPDPSSPPLTMLTDTYTAQAFFVDFISDPNRALRWSVLRQDSGDASAFVKSAKEAWRQVEEKAGVDNGGVVAKGKRVIFSDGLDIDKAIRLQKGCDEIGISASFGIGTFLTNDFHRASNSAEVSKPLNIVIKLNQINGKNCIKLSDDKGKYTGDVEEVKRAQEALGLPAEHEDKRRG, encoded by the exons ATGACagacatcttccaccttgccGCTGAGGAGGTCCAAGTACCTTTCAGTATCCTCGATACTGATCTCTACAAG TTGACAATGCAAAATGCCGTCTTGTACCACTTCCATGATGCCCACGTCGTCATTCGCTTCACCAACCGAGCTCCTCAGATGCTCTTTTCCAGGCAATGTTTTGATTGGGTTCAAGAACGAGTCAACC ATTTAGCAAGTCTGAAGCTCACCACTGAAGAGAGATCGTCCCTCTCCGCCTCGTGtcctttcttccccaaGAGTTACCTCGATCATCTGGAGAATATGCGATTAGATCCAGTCCATCAGGTCAAGTTGAGTTTCCACTCGAAGAGAACCGACGAAAGGCTTGGAGATATGGGTGAGATCGGATGTAGCATCGAAGGGCCATGGAGAGATGTCATCTTATACGAGGTCCCGATCATGTCCATAT TAAGTGAAGGGTACTTCAAATTCGTCGATACGGACTGGAACCTCGACGGTCAGCTGG AACGCGCTAAACAGAAAGCCTTTGACTTGCTCTCACCACCTAAACCGACCAGTTCCATTCTCTTCTCAGAATTCGGGACccgtcgaagaagaagtttCCAGACACAGGATATTATCATGCGTGGGCTGATAGCAGGTCACGAAGAGTGGAAGGCAGCAGGAGGGACTGGAGGTGGTCTGAGCGGTACCAGTAAT GTGTATCTTGCACTCAAGTATGGCCTGAAACCTGTCGGTACTATTGCTCATGAGTGGATCATGGCCATCGGGGCGACCTACGGATACAAAGGTTCTAACGGAAGGGCAATGGACAtgtgggaagaag TCTACCCTCCTGATCCATCCTCGCCCCcgttgacgatgttgacCGATACATACACAGCTCAAGCATTCTTTGTTGACTTCATCTCTGACCCTAATCGTGCACTTCGATGGTCTGTCCTTAGGCAAGATTCAGGAGACGCATCTGCATTTGTCAAATCTGCTAAGGAGGCATGGCGAcaagtcgaggagaaggctggGGTTGATAATGGTGGGGTAGTGgcgaagggaaagagggtGATCTTCAGTGATGGACTGGATATTGACAAGGCGATAAGATTGCAAAAGGGCTGCGACGAGATTGGCAtatcag CTTCATTTGGCATAGGAACGTTCTTGACAAACGATTTCCACCGGGCATCAAACTCTGCCGAAGTATCCAAACCCCTGAATATCGTAATCAAGCTGAATCAGATAAACGGCAAGAACTGTATTAAGCTATCGGATGACAagggcaag TATACTGGCGACGTGGAGGAAGTCAAGCGAGCGCAAGAGGCTTTGGGGTTACCAGCCGAACATGAAGACAAAAGACGTGGATGA